In the genome of Calditrichota bacterium, one region contains:
- a CDS encoding PASTA domain-containing protein encodes MIKKLFLWSAAAFIGLIVFVITCDQVIMPLYVKHGKDVVLPQVVGLPFAKADSLLKTQGFKAILDKEVYSSKYPKGTVTFQNPFPESIVKKGRRVYLTVSKGERRVAVPKLVGGSERDAELKLRRLGLKVGKKNYEFSTYFPKGVVVSQSVAPNDTLQVGQSVDFTVSLGDIPEHFIVPNLVGKSLKEATYILLHSGLKVGVVSKEVNNELLPDTVIRQSVPAGTEVEMGQAIDLVVSEFDSEGGHSASPEN; translated from the coding sequence ATGATCAAAAAACTATTTCTTTGGTCAGCGGCTGCTTTTATCGGGTTGATTGTTTTTGTGATTACGTGCGATCAGGTCATCATGCCGCTTTATGTCAAACACGGTAAAGATGTGGTCTTGCCACAGGTTGTTGGGCTGCCTTTTGCGAAAGCCGATAGTCTGTTAAAAACGCAGGGTTTTAAGGCAATATTGGATAAGGAAGTCTACAGCTCAAAATATCCCAAGGGAACAGTTACCTTTCAAAATCCCTTTCCGGAATCGATTGTCAAAAAAGGACGACGTGTTTACCTGACGGTGAGCAAGGGTGAAAGACGCGTGGCTGTTCCGAAGCTTGTCGGAGGATCTGAACGGGATGCCGAATTGAAACTCCGCAGACTCGGTTTGAAGGTCGGTAAGAAGAATTATGAATTTTCCACCTATTTTCCAAAAGGCGTTGTGGTGAGTCAATCGGTAGCACCCAACGATACCCTTCAGGTGGGGCAAAGTGTAGATTTTACAGTCAGTCTCGGGGATATTCCGGAGCACTTTATTGTTCCCAATCTGGTGGGCAAGAGCCTGAAAGAGGCAACCTACATTTTACTGCATTCGGGCCTGAAAGTGGGCGTGGTTTCGAAGGAAGTCAATAACGAGCTTCTGCCCGACACGGTTATTCGCCAATCGGTACCGGCGGGAACCGAAGTTGAGATGGGGCAGGCCATTGATTTGGTGGTAAGTGAATTTGATTCGGAAGGAGGCCATTCTGCATCCCCG